In Agromyces sp. Leaf222, the genomic window CAGTTATGGGGACGAACCGAGCCCGAGGGGCGGTTCGAAAGTCTTCTGACTAGCCCTGGCGCTGCTTGTGGCGCGGGTTCTCGCAGATCACCATGACGTTGCCGTGGCGGCGGATGACCTTGCACTTGTCGCAGATGGGCTTGACGGAGGGATTGACCTTCATGAGTGTTTCCTTGGATTCGCTGTCTTCGTGCCCGTGGGGTGCCTCGGGCCGTTACTTTCCAGCAGGCTTACTTGTAGCGGTAGACGATCCGGCCGCGGGTCAGGTCGTAGGGGCTCAGCTCCACGATCACGCGGTCCTCGGGGAGGAT contains:
- the rpmJ gene encoding 50S ribosomal protein L36, translated to MKVNPSVKPICDKCKVIRRHGNVMVICENPRHKQRQG